The genome window TGGCCGCCGTAGCGGGAGGGACAGCCCTTGCCCAGGCGATTGGGGGTTTGGCCTCTCTCGTCATCACCCGCCTCTACACCCCTGAGGACATGGCCCTCTGGGGCCTCTTTGTGAGCTTCCTGGGGGTAGCTTCGGTGGTGACCACCCTGCGCTACGAGGTGGCGGTGGTGGCGGCGCGGTCAGAGGAGGAGGCTCGAGACCTAGCTATCGGTAGCCTGGTCATCTCCGCTGGGCTTTCGCTCGTAGCGGTAGCGGTTTTTGAGTTCCTCAGGCAGAGGGATATTTTCGGGTACGGCCTCTTCTCCCCTTGGGCCTCCTGGCTAGCAGGCCTTGCCTTAGTGGCCACCAGTTGGGGCATGGTCCTACGCTACAGCATCATCCGACTGGGCTTTTTCCAAGTCGCTGGACGTTTCAGCTTCTTGCAGGCCTTTTGGGGGGCATTGGCCAAGATGAGCCTAGCCTTTTTGGGTTCGGCAGGTCTCGTACTTGGGGAAGCGGTTGGTCGATGGGCGGGCTTAAAAAGCCTTTGGAGGGTTTTTGCGCCATCTATCCCCTCTTGGAGGATCGCGTGGGGCACTCTTTGGCGGTACAAAAGGTATCCTCTCGTCCAACTTCCCTCTAGCTTCCTGGACACCTTGGCCCTGATGGCATCCGTGCCTGTCTTTACGTTCGTTTTCGGTGCGACGGCAGGTGGAGGTCTCGCCTTGGCCCAAAGGATAGTAGGCCTTCCTGTGGCCCTGATAGGTGGATCTGTGGCGGACGTGTTTTACGGTAGGGCGGCGGAAGTCTTGCGCACGCGACCAGGGGGGGTTTTGGCGTTCTTTCTAGGCACCGCTATGCGGATGTTGGCTCTTGGGGTGGCCTTGGGGATCGCCTTGTGGATTGGGGGGCCATGGATTACGGTAAGGGCCTTCGGACCCCAGTGGGAGGAAGCGGGTTTGATGCTCCGGGCTATGGCTCCCTGGATGGCTGCCCAGCTGGTTGTAAGCCCTGTCAGCCGGGTGGTGTTTCTCTCCCCTTACTCTTGGGTTAAACTCGTGTACGATTTTTCCTCCCTTTTGGTCGCTGGCTTGCCCTTATGGTGGCAGGCCAACTCTGCTGTTTCTGCCTTGTTTCTTATGGCTTGGGCGCAGGTTGTTCTCTTTGTCCTCTACTTCCTACTGCTTCTCGCCATTGTGAGACAGCTTAGCCATCGTTATGGAGAAAGGCTATGAAAGTTGCGAGTGTTGTCGGAGCCCGACCCCAGTTCGTCAAGGTGGCCGTGGTCTCCCGCGCCCTCAGGGAGGCGGGGCTTTTGGAGGTACTGGTCCACACGGGGCAGCACTACGACCCTGGGCTCTCCGAGGTCTTCTTCCAGGAGCTAGACATTCCTCCCCCCGACTACCACCTGGGCATCGGCGGGGGCACCCACGGAGAGAACACGGGGCGCATGATAGAGGCCATAGAGCGGGTACTCCTGGAGGAACGCCCCGACTGGGTCCTGGTCTATGGGGATACGGACAGCACCCTAGCGGGGGCCATCGCGGCGGTGAAGCTCCACATCCCCGTGGCCCACGTGGA of Thermus islandicus DSM 21543 contains these proteins:
- a CDS encoding lipopolysaccharide biosynthesis protein; this encodes MKRVCQSGFVRSVAAVAGGTALAQAIGGLASLVITRLYTPEDMALWGLFVSFLGVASVVTTLRYEVAVVAARSEEEARDLAIGSLVISAGLSLVAVAVFEFLRQRDIFGYGLFSPWASWLAGLALVATSWGMVLRYSIIRLGFFQVAGRFSFLQAFWGALAKMSLAFLGSAGLVLGEAVGRWAGLKSLWRVFAPSIPSWRIAWGTLWRYKRYPLVQLPSSFLDTLALMASVPVFTFVFGATAGGGLALAQRIVGLPVALIGGSVADVFYGRAAEVLRTRPGGVLAFFLGTAMRMLALGVALGIALWIGGPWITVRAFGPQWEEAGLMLRAMAPWMAAQLVVSPVSRVVFLSPYSWVKLVYDFSSLLVAGLPLWWQANSAVSALFLMAWAQVVLFVLYFLLLLAIVRQLSHRYGERL